The genomic window CGGCCGGGCGGGCCTTGAGCAACGCCTGGAACTCCCAGGTACGGGCCCAGCGCCGGTAGTACGCCTGGTGACTGGCGAGGGTGCGGACCAGCGGGCCACGGCTGCCCTCGGGGCGCAACGCCGCGTCGACCGGCCAGGCCACCATGCCGCAGATCTCCATCAGCCGGGCCGCGACGGTGGTGCCCGCACTCAGGTCCTCGTCCCCGGCGGCCACGAAGATCACGTCCACGTCGGAGACGTAGTTCAGCTCGTTGCCACCGCACTTGCCCATCGCCACGACCGCGAGACGAGGCTCCGGCGTCGCTGCCGGGAGGGCGGCGACGGCTATCGCGTACGCCGCCGCCAGGGTCTCGTCGGCGAGCCGGGACAGGGCCGCCATGGTGGGCTCCAGGCCGCGGCCCGCCGTCAGGTCGGCGGCGACGATGCGCAACAGCGAGATCCGGTACGCCGTACGCAAAGCCGGCACGGTGAGCTGCTCGAAGTCGGCCAGCCCGCCCTCGGCCTCCGGCGGCAGCCCGGTCCGGCCGGTGGCCAGCGACCGCCAGTGTTCCGGGTTGGCCACCAGATGGTCACCGAGCGCCGACGACGCCCCGAGCACGGCGAGGAACCGCCGCCGCAGCCCGTGATCCTCGGCGAGTCCGCCGAGCAGTTCCGCGGCCTTCGTCTCGTCACCACGCCCGGCCGACTCGACGATCCGGTGCAGCTGCCGCAGCGCCAGGTTCGGGTCGGCGGCCTTGGAGAGCGCGTCGAGCAGCCCGGCGGCGTGCTCGTCCACCGGGACCTGCGCGTCGACGTCCCAGAGCCGCAGACCGCCGGGTCCGAGCAGGTCGCTGGCGCGGGCGCCGTTGTCGGCGAACCCGTACCGCGCGAGGCGGGTGGGCCGCGTCATCACTGCCCCAGGATCGGCAGCGTCCGGCCGGTGGGGTTCGGGATGTCGGCGTCCGGCAGCGTGCCCAGGGCCAGCTCGGCGAACCGCTGCGCGAACGGCTGCCACACCTCCTCCACGTCGGCGAGCGCCGCCGAGGTGGCCAGCACCACGGCCTCCGGGTCGTAGTCCAGCTCGGCCAGCGTGTCGGCGTCCGCACCCGCCCAGTCGGCGATCATCGCGGCGTCGCACTCGATGTGGAACTGGAGTCCCCAGGCCCGGTCACCGATCCGGAACGCCTGGACCGGGAACCGCGACGAGGCGGCGAGCAGCACCGCGTTCGCCGGCAGCTCGGTGATCTCGTCGTGGTGCCACTGGAGCACGTCGGGCAGCAGCGGCACCCACTTGAACAGCGGGTCGTCGTCGGCGGTGTCCCGTTTGGCGACCAGGCCGGGGCCGATCTCCGGGCCGCCCTCGCTGAGCTGGACCAGGCCGCCGTTCGCCCGGGCCAGCAGCTGGCCGCCGAGGCAGACACCGAGGGTCGGCACCCGGTGCCGGACCGCCTTGCGCAGCAGCCCCTCCAGCGCCGGGAACCAGGACGCGCCGGGTGCGCCCGTCTCGTCGGGATAGGCGTGCTGATCACCTCCCAGCACGATCAGCGCCAGGAAGCCCTCCGGGGTCTCCGGAAGCTCGTCCCCGGCGTGCGGCCGGAGAACGGTCAGCTCCAGACCGGCCTCGGTCAGCCATTCCCCGAGCCGCCGGGGGTCGTCACTCGGGTCGTTCTCGATGACTAGTGCGGTACCCACACGTCGAGGCTATCGGAGCCGGCCGACTTCAGCGGGCGGGCGTCCAGCGGGCGATCACCTCATCGTCGTCCACCTCGCCGGTCTCCACGAAGCCCATCGACAGGTAGAGGTCCCGGGCCGCGGTGTTGGCCGGCTGGTAACTCAGGGCCACGTCGGGTGTTCCGGGTTCGGCGATCAGCCGTTCCCGCAGCTGGCGGACCACCTCGCGGCCGATGCCCTGCCGCTGGTGCTTCCCGTCCACGACCACCCCGCCGATCCAGCGGCTGCCGTCGTCGTCCAGGCCCCACATCACGAAGCCGGCCACCTCGCCGCCCCGCACCACGGCGAGCGGGTTCCAGGTGTCGCCGTAGTTGCACAGGCAGAGGTAGTAGGCCACCTCCGCGACGAAGTCCCGCTGCTCGGGGTGCACGGTGAGGGCTGCGCAGTCACGCCAGTTGGCGGCGGTGACGGGTTCGAGCCGGATGTCGGTCATTCGGGCGATCTTGCCAAACGACCCGGAAACACCGACGGGACGCTGTCGCCGGGGGCGAGCAGAGTCAGGGCTGTTCCCGACATCAAGGAGAGACGACATGGCTGCGATCAACGGCATCGGCTGGTTCCAGATCGGCACCGACCAGCCGCAGGAGGCCGAGCGGTTCTACGGCGGGCTGTTCGGCTGGACCTTCAGCGAGGCCGCCCCGAACTACCGGTTCGTCAGCACCCCGGACCCGGACGGCCCGCAGGGCGGTATCGCCGACACCAGCGGCGGCGGCCCGAACCACGCGGTCTTCTCGGTGCTGGTCGCCGACGTCGACGCGACCTGCGCGGCGGCCGAGGCGGCCGGCGGAAAGGTGCTGGTCAACCGGACCGCCGGCGAGGGGACCCGGATCGCCCACCTGCTCGACCCGGCCGGCAACCAGTTCCAGATCTACCAACCGCCGGCTAGCTGAGCGTCAACGGCCGCAGGCGGTGGGGGAGGTCGAGGTCGACCTCCGCCAGCGTCCGCGGCCGGACCGTCTCCCGGGTCGGAATCACCGAGGCGATCCGGTCCGGGCGGAACACCCGCACCGACTCGCGCAACCGGCACCAGGCGATCAGATACCACCGGCCGCGGGCCCCGACGTAACCCAGCGGCTCGATGTCGCGTGAGGTGACCCGGCCGTGCCGGTCGGCGTAACCGATCCGGAGCACGCAACCCACCGGGAGCGCGCCACCGGACAGCCGGGGCAGCTCGGCCGGCACCGTGTCACCGGTGAGCTGGATCCGGCCGGCCAGGTCGCGGGCCTCGGCCACGTCCTCCGGGCGCATCGCCGCGAGCAGTTTACGCAGCGCGCTCGCCGCCGGATGACGGAACGGCGTGCCCTCCATGCTCCGCAGGGCGAGCGCCATCGCGACCGCTTCCTCCGGAGTCAGGTTGACCGGCGGCAGGGTGTGCGCCCGGTCCAGGCAGTAACCACCGGTGCGGCCGGTCTCCGCGTAGATCGGGGTACCAGACTGCTGTAACGCCGAGATGTCCCGCTCGACGGTGCGCAGACTCACCTCGAAACGGCCGGCGAGCCAGCGGGCGCTGCGCGGCCGCGGGGCCACCGCCCGTAACTCCTCGACGAGGGCGTAGAGGCGATCGGTGCGGTTCACCCCCGGGACGCTAGCCCGGGGGTACGACGTTTTCTTACGCGATACAGGCGCAGACGATGATCGCCGCCCCGAAGTGGGAGGCCGCGCTGACCAGTGCTCCCGGGTGTTTCTCCTGGGTGCAGATGACCTCGCCGAGCTTGCCCGGGGTCAGCCAGTCCAGCACCAGGAAGGCCAGGCCCATGATCGCGATGCCGATCAGGCCGAACAGCACCGTCGACACCAGGCCCTGACCGAACGAGTCCCAGGTCGTGAAGATCGAGGTGAAGACGATCGCCGCGATACCGAGCTGGTTCGCCGACAGCAGCAGTGCGGCGTTCGGGTTCTTCTCGACCCAGATCAGGTCGCGCAGTTTGCCCGGGGTGAGCAGGTCGACCAGAACGAATCCGACCGCCATCAGCCCGATGCCGACCGCCCCGAACACTATGCTGCGCCCGGCGCCCTCGAGTAGATCCTCCAGCACGGCTTCTCCCTCATCATGTGTAGTCCGTCCAAGACCGTATCGGAGCCGATCTACCGCGTCGATCGGACGGCGGGACCCGCGGTGACGATTTTCCGTCAGGTGGCGCTGTACCAGGGGAGCCCGCATGCGGTGTGAGGGCGCAACGAGGGGGTCGGTGGTCTTCGGATGGTGGACGCGGAGGACCTCGACGCCGTCGTGATCGCGGCGCAGTCGGGTGATGAGGAGGCGTTCCGCCTGCTCTACCGCACCCAGCAGCCGGCGCTGCTGCGCTACCTGCGGGTCCTGGTCGGGGAGGACGCCGAGGACGTCGCCTCCGAGGCCTGGTTGCAGATCGCCCGGGACCTGCGGAAGTTCTCCGGCGACGGGGACGGTTTCCGGGGCTGGACCGCGACGATCGCCCGGCACCGGGCCATGGATCTGCTGCGGTCCCAGCGGCGCCGCCCACAGGCCGGGGTGCCGGTCGAGTTCCTGACCGACTTGAGCGCCGGTGACGACACCGCCGACCGCGCTCTGGAGCTGGTGACCACCGACGCCGCGGTCGCGATGATCGCGGCACTGCCGCCGGAGCAGGCCGAGGCGGTGATGCTGCGGGTGGTGGTCGGCTTGGACGCGAAGAGCACCGGGGAGATCCTCGGACGGCGGGCGGGCGCCGTTCGTACCGCCGCTTATCGGGGTTTGCGACAACTCGCGGCCCGCCTGGGCCAACCCGCGCACCCCCCTCCTGAGCAGCGCCGATCCGCCTCGTGGAGCGGCCCGGTGACAACTTCGGCGGCGCCGGCGCTGAAGGAGATGAGATGACCAGCCGCGAGGAGTGGACCCCGATGGACCGGACGACCGCAGAGAGTCTGCTGCGCGGCGACCGGACCGGGCATGCCCTCGACCGGGTGCTGGCCGCCGCACAGGCGCCCGCGACCGAGACGGAGCTGGCGGGTGAGGCCGACGCGATGGCGGCCTTCCGGGCCGCGGCACACGCGCCGGTGCCCCGCCGGAGACGGCCGTCGACTCTCCAGTCGTGCCTGGCCCGGATGATGACCCTCAAGGTCGCGGCGGTCGCGTTCGCCACCAGCGCGACGGTCGGCGGGGTGGCCCTGGCCGCGAACACCAGCACCCTCCACGACACCACGATCAGCGCGGCGGAGACCTCGGCCGCCACCACCGCGGCGGCGACCGCACCCGTGTCGCCGTCGCCCCGCTCCACCGTCACCGTCCCCTCGTCCGCGGCCGCGTCGCCGTCGGCGGTCCCGCCGAACCGGGCCACCGACCTGTGCACCGAGTTCCAGCGGGACGACGAACGCTTCCACGAGCAGGTGAAACGGGCCGGGAAGAACCGGGCCGAGGTGGAGCGGGCCTGCCGGGCCCGAGCCGGTTCACCGAACAAGTCGCCGTCCGCCCGGCCCACCCGGGACCGGACCGGCGGTCCGAAGCCCTCCGAACGGCCCTGGCCGGGCGGAGGTGGGAATGTGACCAGCAGCGCGGGACCGCGCCGCTGACACGAGCCGGCACTCGGCGGACCGGATCTGGGGAACGGGCGGTCCGCCGGGTGCCTTAACGGTCGGTCATCGGTTGGGTCGCCCCCACCCAGCTCCCGATGACCGCACCAGCCAGGCGGTGACGGCTCGGACACCGTCGCCGCCTGGCGCTTAACGCCAAGAAGGGCCCCTCTCGCGCGAGGGGCCCTTCTTGGTAAGTCGTTACTACAGCGCGCCCAGGTACCGCTGCCGCTCGTACGGCGTGACCTCGCGGCGGAACTGCTCCCACTCGGCCCGCTTGTTGCGCAGGAAGAAGTCGAAGACGTGCTCGCCGAGCACCTCGGCGACCAGCTCGGAGCCGGCCATCACGTCGATCGCCTCGGACAGGTTCTCCGGCAGCGCCTCGTAACCGGCGGCCTTGCGCTCGGCCGGCGACAGCGACCACACGTCGTCCTCGGCGCCCGGCGGCAGCTCGTAGCCCTCTTCGATGCCCTTCAGACCGGCACCGAGCATCACAGCGAAGGCCAGGTACGGGTTCGCCGCCGAATCGATCGACCGCACCTCGACGCGAGCCGAGCTGGGCTTACCGAACGCGGGCACCCGGACCAGGGCGGACCGGTTCAGGTGGCCCCAGCTCACGAACGCCGGCGACTCG from Actinoplanes derwentensis includes these protein-coding regions:
- a CDS encoding type 1 glutamine amidotransferase; the protein is MGTALVIENDPSDDPRRLGEWLTEAGLELTVLRPHAGDELPETPEGFLALIVLGGDQHAYPDETGAPGASWFPALEGLLRKAVRHRVPTLGVCLGGQLLARANGGLVQLSEGGPEIGPGLVAKRDTADDDPLFKWVPLLPDVLQWHHDEITELPANAVLLAASSRFPVQAFRIGDRAWGLQFHIECDAAMIADWAGADADTLAELDYDPEAVVLATSAALADVEEVWQPFAQRFAELALGTLPDADIPNPTGRTLPILGQ
- a CDS encoding GNAT family N-acetyltransferase; amino-acid sequence: MTDIRLEPVTAANWRDCAALTVHPEQRDFVAEVAYYLCLCNYGDTWNPLAVVRGGEVAGFVMWGLDDDGSRWIGGVVVDGKHQRQGIGREVVRQLRERLIAEPGTPDVALSYQPANTAARDLYLSMGFVETGEVDDDEVIARWTPAR
- a CDS encoding VOC family protein, with the translated sequence MAAINGIGWFQIGTDQPQEAERFYGGLFGWTFSEAAPNYRFVSTPDPDGPQGGIADTSGGGPNHAVFSVLVADVDATCAAAEAAGGKVLVNRTAGEGTRIAHLLDPAGNQFQIYQPPAS
- a CDS encoding helix-turn-helix transcriptional regulator produces the protein MNRTDRLYALVEELRAVAPRPRSARWLAGRFEVSLRTVERDISALQQSGTPIYAETGRTGGYCLDRAHTLPPVNLTPEEAVAMALALRSMEGTPFRHPAASALRKLLAAMRPEDVAEARDLAGRIQLTGDTVPAELPRLSGGALPVGCVLRIGYADRHGRVTSRDIEPLGYVGARGRWYLIAWCRLRESVRVFRPDRIASVIPTRETVRPRTLAEVDLDLPHRLRPLTLS
- a CDS encoding DUF350 domain-containing protein, coding for MLEDLLEGAGRSIVFGAVGIGLMAVGFVLVDLLTPGKLRDLIWVEKNPNAALLLSANQLGIAAIVFTSIFTTWDSFGQGLVSTVLFGLIGIAIMGLAFLVLDWLTPGKLGEVICTQEKHPGALVSAASHFGAAIIVCACIA
- a CDS encoding RNA polymerase sigma factor; amino-acid sequence: MVDAEDLDAVVIAAQSGDEEAFRLLYRTQQPALLRYLRVLVGEDAEDVASEAWLQIARDLRKFSGDGDGFRGWTATIARHRAMDLLRSQRRRPQAGVPVEFLTDLSAGDDTADRALELVTTDAAVAMIAALPPEQAEAVMLRVVVGLDAKSTGEILGRRAGAVRTAAYRGLRQLAARLGQPAHPPPEQRRSASWSGPVTTSAAPALKEMR